The nucleotide window ATCAGTTGCGTCCCGACTACGCAATGAGTCTGTCCCGATGGCTTCATTTCACCAACCGGCTGAGCCCGGCAAGGCGGCCCCCCGTATCGTGCTGGCCGACGACAATCCGGCCATGCTCGAAATCGTGGTCCGCGTCCTGGAGCCTGAATTCCATATCGTCGGCACGGTGGGAAACGGCCGCGATCTGATCCGGGCTGCGGCGGAACTGCAACCGGACGTGCTGATCGTGGATATCTCGATGCCGTCTCTCGACGGTCTGGAGGCCGCCCGGCTGCTGACCGATGAGCACCGCGACGCGAAGATCGTCATCCTGACGGTGCATGAGGAGCGGGAATTTGTGGAAGAATCTTTTGTGGCGGGAGCGATGGGATATGTCGTTAAACCGCGACTGGC belongs to Nitrospira sp. and includes:
- a CDS encoding response regulator transcription factor, producing the protein MASFHQPAEPGKAAPRIVLADDNPAMLEIVVRVLEPEFHIVGTVGNGRDLIRAAAELQPDVLIVDISMPSLDGLEAARLLTDEHRDAKIVILTVHEEREFVEESFVAGAMGYVVKPRLATDLPVAVREALMGRTFVSPMRPPSQVGFG